A genomic stretch from Synechococcales cyanobacterium T60_A2020_003 includes:
- a CDS encoding 3'(2'),5'-bisphosphate nucleotidase CysQ — protein sequence MRVQVLETVAGRSVEDVLAITRSIGWGAADILRAFYRGEAPDGAELDVHEKKDGPITAADLAANHYILDHLTDALGHDSFGYLSEETYKAKGKQEPFPDPWLWIIDPLDGTRDFIDKTGEYALHIALTHLGRPVLTVVVCPELEKLYFASLGNGAFVETPDGTVKQLTVSDRSNPEDLVVVVSRTHRDERFNNLLKQLPCPKQLAVGSVGGKVAALVDQRADIYISLSGKSAPKDWDMAAPELILTEAGGKFTYLDGSPLQYNRGDVNQWGCLIASNGHYHESLLKEAAEILEKIDAGVK from the coding sequence ATGCGCGTGCAGGTATTAGAGACAGTGGCCGGACGGTCGGTTGAAGATGTATTGGCAATTACCCGATCGATTGGCTGGGGGGCTGCCGACATTTTGCGCGCCTTCTACCGTGGAGAAGCGCCCGATGGTGCAGAACTGGATGTTCACGAAAAGAAAGATGGCCCGATTACCGCTGCGGACTTAGCGGCCAACCATTACATTCTGGATCACCTCACAGACGCCTTAGGTCACGACAGCTTTGGCTATCTCAGCGAAGAAACTTACAAAGCCAAAGGAAAGCAAGAACCGTTTCCCGATCCGTGGCTGTGGATCATTGATCCCCTAGACGGAACTCGTGACTTTATTGATAAGACTGGAGAGTACGCACTGCATATTGCGCTGACCCATCTCGGTCGTCCGGTTCTAACCGTGGTTGTTTGTCCCGAACTGGAAAAACTCTACTTTGCGTCCCTGGGCAACGGTGCGTTTGTAGAAACTCCAGACGGCACTGTAAAGCAATTAACTGTTTCCGATCGCTCAAATCCTGAAGATCTCGTGGTCGTGGTCAGCCGCACCCACCGAGACGAGCGGTTTAACAATTTGCTTAAGCAGTTGCCCTGCCCGAAACAGCTTGCGGTGGGTAGTGTGGGTGGCAAGGTTGCGGCGTTGGTGGATCAGCGGGCGGATATCTACATTTCCCTATCGGGGAAGTCGGCTCCTAAGGATTGGGATATGGCGGCTCCTGAGCTGATTCTGACGGAAGCAGGCGGGAAATTCACCTACCTAGATGGTTCACCGTTGCAGTACAACCGGGGAGATGTGAATCAGTGGGGATGCCTGATTGCCAGCAATGGGCATTATCACGAGTCACTGCTTAAAGAGGCCGCCGAGATTTTAGAAAAAATTGACGCAGGCGTGAAGTAG